The region CGCGCCGAGCGGTGGCATTGCCTGAGGGGGTGCGCTTCCGGCTTATGGGTGGGGGGAGTTGGGCGGTACGAGTACTAACGTAGAGCCTCGCCGGGAGATGCATCTCCCAAAACTGGAAGATTGACCCGTAGCTCCCTCTTGTGGGTGATGCGAGCATCACGTCACGGCTTGAATGGAGGCGTCTTGCCGCCCACCAGCAACCCCACCCTGCGCCAGCGGCGCCTCGGCACCGAACTGCGCAAACTCCGCGAACGCGCGGGGTTCACCGTCACGGAGGCCGCCGCACAGCTGGGCGTCAACCAGGGACGCGTCAGTATGATCGAGACCGGTCGCAGCCCCCTCAGCGCCGACCGCGTCCGCGCGGTGGCCTCCACCTACGACTGTTCGGACGAGGCCCTGATCGACGCCCTGGCCGCGATGACAGGACGCCGGACACGCGGTTGGTGGGAGGAGTGCAGAGATCACCTACCCTCCGCACTGGTCGACCTGGCCGAACTCGAACATCACGCCGTCGGCCTGCGCGTGGCCCTCGCGATGCACATCCCGGCACTGCTACAGACGACGGACCACGCCCGCGCCCTCTTCCGCGCAGTGGTGCCACCCATGCGGCAGTACGAGATCGAGCACCGCCTCACCCACCGCATGAAGCGCCAAGGCATCCTGCACCGGACAGGCCCCCTCCCCTACTCGGCGATCATCCACGAGTCCGCCCTGCGCATGGGATTCGGCGGCCCGGACGTGAGACGCGGCCAGCTCAAGCACATCCTCGACATGAGCGAGGCGCGGAACGTCACCGTGCGGGTGATCCCCTTCGACACGGAGTACTACCCGAGCACGGGCCAGTCCTTCGACTACGTCGTGGGTCCGGTCCCGCAGCTCGACACCGTGCAGCTCGACACCCACCACGGCGGCTGTGGCTTCCTCGACGCGGAGGCCCAGTTGGGCAAGTACCGGACGGTGCTCGACCACATGGAGTCCTGCGCCCTCGATCCCACCGATTCACGCGATTTCATCCACCGCCTCGTCCAGAACATCTGAGAGAGACCCAACGTGCAGACCCTTAACTGGCGGAAGTCCGCTTACAGCGGCGACAGTTCGAACTGCCTTGAGATGGCCACCACGCCAACCACCATCCACCTCCGCGACTCCAAGAACCCGACCGGCCCCCAGCTCGCCCTCCCACCCACGGCCTGGGCCGAGTTCGTCCCGTACGTGGCGGAAACGGCCCGCTGAACCCGTTGCCTTACAGTCCACTTACTCGGAACCACACTCGGTCAGTCCAGAGACGCCAACGCGCCCGCTATCAGCGAACGCGCCTCGGCGCCCCTCGCGGCGCCCCTCGCAAGCCGATCAAAGGCTCGGGCGTACAGCTCGACCTGGCTGGGCTGCGTAAGC is a window of Streptomyces sp. B21-083 DNA encoding:
- a CDS encoding helix-turn-helix domain-containing protein, translating into MPPTSNPTLRQRRLGTELRKLRERAGFTVTEAAAQLGVNQGRVSMIETGRSPLSADRVRAVASTYDCSDEALIDALAAMTGRRTRGWWEECRDHLPSALVDLAELEHHAVGLRVALAMHIPALLQTTDHARALFRAVVPPMRQYEIEHRLTHRMKRQGILHRTGPLPYSAIIHESALRMGFGGPDVRRGQLKHILDMSEARNVTVRVIPFDTEYYPSTGQSFDYVVGPVPQLDTVQLDTHHGGCGFLDAEAQLGKYRTVLDHMESCALDPTDSRDFIHRLVQNI
- a CDS encoding DUF397 domain-containing protein, which codes for MATTPTTIHLRDSKNPTGPQLALPPTAWAEFVPYVAETAR